One window of Elaeis guineensis isolate ETL-2024a chromosome 11, EG11, whole genome shotgun sequence genomic DNA carries:
- the LOC140852639 gene encoding thaumatin-like protein 1b — protein MANASLLFAIFVAALLVQGGFSTTFTFQNNCPNTVWPGIQNNPNVPAFPQTGFELGASASNSITAPSNWAGRMWGRTGCSTDASGRFTCQTGDCGTGQVACNGNGGAPPASLLEFTLQGDGGKDFYDVSLVDGFNLPVSIAPQGVSGCTTTSCSANINSQCPAVLQLTVSGAVVGCKSACLAFNQDQYCCTGPYNSPQTCKPTSYSEFFKSECPQAYSYAFDDSSSTFTCTGANYLITFCP, from the exons ATGGCCAACGCGTCGCTTCTCTTCGCCATTTTCGTCGCTGCCCTCCTCGTCCAAG GTGGGTTCTCAACAACGTTCACCTTCCAGAACAACTGCCCCAACACGGTCTGGCCTGGCATACAGAACAACCCTAATGTCCCTGCATTCCCGCAGACGGGCTTCGAGCTCGGCGCCTCGGCCTCCAACTCGATAACCGCCCCATCCAATTGGGCCGGCCGGATGTGGGGCCGGACCGGCTGCTCCACCGACGCGTCGGGGAGATTTACATGCCAGACCGGTGACTGCGGCACCGGGCAGGTCGCATGCAACGGCAACGGCGGCGCCCCACCCGCCTCGCTCCTCGAGTTCACCCTGCAGGGCGATGGCGGAAAGGATTTCTACGACGTGAGCTTGGTCGATGGCTTCAACTTGCCGGTCTCCATCGCTCCACAGGGTGTCTCGGGTTGCACCACCACATCATGCTCGGCGAACATCAACTCCCAGTGCCCGGCAGTGCTGCAGCTGACGGTATCCGGTGCCGTCGTTGGCTGCAAGAGCGCTTGCCTGGCTTTTAACCAGGACCAGTATTGCTGCACTGGACCCTATAACAGTCCGCAAACATGCAAGCCGACGAGCTATTCCGAGTTCTTCAAGAGCGAGTGTCCTCAAGCTTACAGTTATGCTTTTGATGATAGCAGCAGCACCTTCACTTGCACTGGGGCTAATTACCTCATTACCTTCTGTCCTTGA